The window GAAAGATGGTTGCTTTAATCGACCATGTATCAGATTGCAGCCCGTGTTAAATGGAGGGCCCCCAACCCGTTTAGGCCCACGTGACACCTGACCGCCTAGACGCAGCCCGTGTCCGTCTAGCCCATATGATCCGTTTTATTCCTTTTAAATGAGGGACCCCGCGGTATGTATAGGCCCATGACACTATGGACCGCCTAGACGCAGCACGTGTCCCCTGACCCCATGATTTTTTTTCTTTTTCTATTTTTTATTTATATTTATTTTCCTTTCAAATCTGAGAAAAGGTTTTAGATATTTTTCTCTTCCTCTCCTCTTATAAGAGAGAGCAAACACATCTCGTCGCGCTTTCTAGTTTTCCTCTCAAATTCATTTAGGGTTTCGTCGCTAAACTCAGATTCCGATATGTACAACGGCATAGGGTTACAGACTCCGAGAGGGTCAGGAACCAATGGCTACATCCAGACGAACAAGTTCTTCATCAAATCCAAGACCGGCAAGGCCGACGGTAACTCCCGAGGCTTTGAAGGCGACCAAGGCATGGCCGGCGTCTCCAAGAAGGCGAACCGTGACATCCTCGAGCATGACCGCAAGCGCCAGATTGAGCTCAAGCTCGTCGTGCTGGAAGACAAGCTGACCGATCAGGGATTCACCGACGATGAGATCGCCGAGAAGGTCGCCGAAGTTAGGAGGACTCTCGAAGCCGCCGCCGCCTCGGAGGAGATGGGCGGGCCCACTGCCATTGTTCTCGGAGGAGATAAGAAGTAAGAGATTCACAATCCTCAATAATCTAATCTCGTTTTGTTTTTCTGCAGTGCTTAGTTGGTAGATTAATTAATCTGTTTCCGGTGTTTTTGTATTGTTTAATAATCTTAAGAAGTAATTTGAAGCATGATTTCGGTTTTTGATAGCTCAGGTAGCATGTGTTATGTTATTGATTGATGATGCAAGGTTTTGTTGCTGTGTATGATTTTCGGTTTTTATTTTTCGGCTCTTGTAGTTGTAGTTATATAGGCTAGATCTGATCATATCGACTACGCTCTTAGTTATGGTGTATTGATTGACACTGTATATTTTGAACAGGGTTTCGGATACACAGACCCACCAGATTGCAGCTAGGAAGGAGAAGCAGATGGAGAACCTAAGAGATGCTCTTAAGCTAAAGCCTGAAGTTACAGAAACAAATGCTGAGGAGATTGAGGAGGGAATGATAATTAGTCCGAGGAATGATGGTAGTAGGTATTATGAGAGGAAAGAGCATTCGTTTTTGGATAGGGATAATGGGTGGAAGAAGTCTGTGGAGGAGAAGCAGAAGGTTGAGAAAGATAAGAAAAAGAGTCTGAAGGAGTCTAGGCGGACGAAAAAGAAAGGAAGCAGGAAGAGAAGGCATAAGGATGATTCTTCTGATACAGATAGCAGTGGTAGCCCTCTGAAACCTGATAAGAAGAAAAAGCGTTGTAGTAGAAGTAGCAGCAGTGAAGAAGATGATTCTGAAGTTGATACATCGAAGAAGGTTGAGAAATACAATAAGAAGAGGTATGATTCAGAAGAAGATGATTCAGATGTTGATGTTGATAAGAAGCGGAAGGTTGTAAAGAAGCATAGTAGAAGCCGAGACGATAGAGCTGATGATTCTGATACCAGTGAGGATGCGGGGGATAGATCCAGAAAGGAAATTAAGAAATCCAAACAACCTCGTAGGAGGCATGATTCAGATGAAGATGATTCTGGAGATGATGTTGACAAGAAGAAAAAGGTTGTAAAGAAGCATAGTAAAAGGCGAGACGATAGAGCTGATGATTCTGATACCAGTGAGGATGCGGGGGCTAGATCCAGAAAGGATATTAAGAAATCCAAACAACCTCGTAGGAGGCATGAATCAGATGAAGATGATTCTGGAGATGATGTTGACAAGAAGAAAAAGGCTGTAAAGAAGCATAGTAAAAGCAGAAACGATGATACTGATGATTCCAGTGCCAGTGAAGATGCCAAAGATAGATCCATAAGGGAAGTCAAGAAACCCGAACAACCTCGTAGGAGGCATGATGCAGATGTAGATGGTTCTGAAGATGATGGTGACAAGAAAAGGAAGGTTGTAAAGAAGCATAGTAAAAGCAGAAATGATGATACTGATGATTCTGCTGCCAGTGAAGATGCCGAGGATAGATCCGCAAAGGAAGTCAAGAAATCACAACAACCTCGCAGGAGGCATGATTCAGATGATGATTCTGGTTATCCTGAAGAATTGCCGAAGAGCAGAATTGAAAAGGGCAAACAACATGTGAAACCAAACAAAAGGCATGACTCTGGGCATGAGGCTGATCTTGACAGCAGAATGGAAAGGAAAAGTAGCCAAATTGAGCTGCAAAGAAATCATCAGGGCATCCGCAGGGTAGATAAAGATGATTCTGACTATGAAAGATCCAGAAAGAGTAGAGGTGCAATAGCAGAAAAGAGTAGAAGAAGTGGCAGAAATGATACTAATGATGATGATACTAATATTGGGAGGAAACCTGGAAGGGTTGAAGATGTTGATAGTGAATCTGACTATGAAAGATCCAGAAAAAGTAGAGGTGCAATTACAGAAAAAAGTAGAAGAAGTGACAGGAATGATGCTAATGATGATACTAATATTGAGAGGAAACCGGAAAGGGTTGAAGAGGGTGATGGAGGACGTGGAAGGCACTACAATGGTGAACTTCAAAGAGGAAGGAAGCATGAAAGAGATGAAGTGGACCATGATTATAGAAGGCCCAGGGAAGGTCTGGAACAGGGTCTTGAAAGTAGAAAGCGAGGTAATAGAGAGGAAAAGGGGGCAAATGAGGATATTGAGAGGGATAGACATATGGATTACAAGAGAGCAAAATATGATGAGTCTAGATCAAGTGAGAGGAGAAGGCATGAAACTGTCAGACATAATGAAGATGGGCAGAAGTCTAGAAGGCATGGAGAAGATGAAGGGGAGCGTAGATACAGAAGACATGAAAACCTGGAGGAACAACGGGAAAATAAGGAGACTGAGAGAGATAGACAGGATTCCAGATCAAGTGAGAGAAGAAGGTACGGGAATGACAAGCACAATGACAGTCGGTCTAGGCATCGTGACTAATTCTATGGTATGTTGTGCTATCCTCTGTCGATCTTAACATTCACTATTTGTGTGAGATCATATCAGCAAACTACTACAAATGTCATGACGTTCCCATTCAAGCATCCAAAACAACTTTTATTCAATAGAAATGTGTGCAGTCATGTCATTATTGGTTGGATTTATTGTGTCTTAAGAATGTCAGTCCTGAGTCTTCTTTTCCTTGTATCAATGTTTGATTCTTTGCCGCTCTTTTGTTTCTGATCTACATCATTATCACAATGTAACATTCATTTGCTTATATTTGTTGCAGGTTACAGGGCCTCAAAGCTTTCATAACTGATCAAATTGTGTACTCTTAGAGCTGCACTTTGTTCCCCTGGTGACGGAGATGGAGTTGTGGATGAGTGTATGGTTGGCATATTGAATTCTACTGTTTTTCTTTGGTCTGTATGAGATCTTGTAATACAGTTTAAAACTCTTTGTGTGAGGCTGGTCGACCTGGAATACTATAATCTGTTTTGTTATTCTGTATGGAGACTTTGAAATCTGAATGTTGGCCTCATTAGCAGGATGGGTTTATCAATTACTGTTATTTCTTGTGCTGCATTCTAGGGTAGTTTGTTATGAGATTTCAGAGGAGATGTTTCTTGACTTTTTTCAGTGATTTTTTTTTTTTTGGCGAGAGGAAACAACAAAGAGAAAGAAAAAAACAAAAACAAAATAAAGAAAAACAGGGGCAGACTGCTAATGAGGACACGGCAGTTCATCATACACCAGAATATTCATCAAGGAGGAAGGAGGGTTCGACACCCAATCTGAGGGGCAAGAATCCGATAGGGCAAGGGCAGCGACGCAGTCTGCTGTACGATTTGCCTTTCTACTGGTCCATAACCAGCTGATTTGCCGGGTTGAGGAGAGGTACCGGGCTTGAGCAAAGAGGTTTGCAACCCTCCAATCTGAAGGAGGGGTTCTTGAGATCATGGCGTTGATGAGGATTTAAGAATCAGAGGCAAAAACAACCGGGCATGGGTTCAGATTGCTTAACAACAAAAGACCATCGCAAATTGCGATTAGTTCTGCTTCTAGAGGAGATCGAGTGAGGGCGACTCCAGAGTGACCAGCAATCATCGCACTATTGTTGTTTCGAACAATTACCGCCATACCTGCAATTTTTCAGTGATTGAAAGTCCATTCATCCCTGTAAGTTGAGCCTGGAAGAGCGTGACATGTTGATAAGATAATAATCGCATAGTGTATCCTACACAATCTTGAAATTGAAGAATTCATCAAAATCTTCCTGGACTGTCATAGCAAGTAAAACAGTTGTATTTTAAATCCGAAGGTATTTGATTTGATCTAGGCATTACATAGTTGGGTTCGTAAACATAGTTGGCCAGTTAGCTACAGAGCTTAAGTTGTTGGGTTTGAGAATTTGTTTAAAAACATATTACTACCAGAACCCATAACTCATCTCTGCTAAGCTTTATTTTGAACCAGAAACTGCAGGTGAACACCTTCCAAGTCCTGCAGCTTTCAAATCCAAAAGTTCTCAAAAAATCAAGGATGGAGGTAAGTAACATAACCAAGCCTCTTGTATTCTGTATTTGATTTTCTTTAGTATCAACTATAAACCTTATATGTTAAACAAAACAAAATAAAATAAATAAAATTAAAATATATAATTAAAATAAATTATATCGAGAAAATATCGAAAATCGATAACAATTTTATCAAATTTTTATATAAACATGTTTAATCTATTTTTGGTTAAATATACCATGTTTATATAAAATATGATAAAATTTCTATCGATATTTGATATTTTCTCAATATAATTTATTTTATTTTGTTTTGCTTAACAGGTAGCTCTAAAAATATATATACATACAAGAGTTCTATTAACTTTTATCACTATTGTTGCAAAAATAAATATTTTAATTTGAAGTTTTTTTTTTTGAGTATTTTTGCTAAAGTAAATTGTTCTATTTGTATTTGATAACCTCAAAAAATAAATTATTTTGTTAAAGTAAATGTAAAAAATGATATATTTATTGTAATGACGAAAATACCCTCAAAATTTAACAGTGTTAGTGGTTAGGGTATCCAAATACTAACAAAATGAAACTTCGGGTATGAAAATGTAAGTTTTTAATAGTTAGGTATGAAAATAAAAATAGCATCATAGTACGGATGATGTTTTGTAATTAATCCAAGAAGGAATGAACATAAAACATGCATAGGGCAGCAAGACAAATAACAAAGTCATTGCACTCTTCATGTTCATTGAAATTAATAAGTTTCAGGACAGAAAATTATGAACAAATTTAGTGAAGAAGCCATGAAGATCTTGATTTTTTTTATTTTTTTTATTTCGATTAATAATTGATATGCTTCTAACTTTGGACTGTTTTCAACCATGTATTAAAAGTAAAAGAAGTTGTCAAACAAAGTGACTTCTAAGGCCGTTGGAAAACCTCCTACAAAAGCACAGGAAAACGCTTAAACCCAAAATGACATCTAACATTAATTCTCAAATACGTGGCTGAAACATTTCAAATGCCAAGACTCCAGTAGAGGCTTTGTCCATTACATATCTAAAATTTATTCTCTATAGCCTCATCATATCCATTAAATATGAGGGGATACAATGGTCAGCTTGCATAGTGTATAACTGTTCGTATAGAAAAATAAATAGACTCTGATGAACAAATGATGCTGCATTGGCTATATTTGATGCTTCATTAAAACAAAGTAAGAAACTTCTTATACTATTAGTTTCTTATGTATTTCAAATGCAATCACTTAAAAGTAGAGTTTTCAGCTTATGGAAACAACAGAGAACTTGCATTTACCCTCTTTCAATGACTAGTTGGAAACATTCATTCTTACCAATATAAAACACAAAACCATTCTCTAAGACTTTAAAGTTTTCAAGCCATCAAGAAATTTGCATTAAAAATTAAAATTACATTATTCGTAAGAGAACAAAACTTTAAGACTATACCAAACAGAAAGATACAAACAAACCACCAAGAAAGTTGTTCAGTTGTGATTTGATGTAGTTGAAAGGTTTAAAATTCATATACAATGTGAAATTCAAAATTGAATCAGAATATAAATTCATAGAAGACAATGAAAAACGAAGAAGAGCATAAACTAAAATCAAAGAGAGAAAAAAGAATAAGTTGGTAGCGGATTCAAATTACCCCTGTGCCAACAAAAAACCTTTGAGCCTTAGACTTTTGTTTTATTTTGAAGCCTTGGATTCCTTCAACAACGCCACCACTCCTCAATTCTCGCTTTCCTAGAACAAAACCTTCCCCGTGAACGTGAAGACTGTGGTGAAGGTCTCATGGACTTCGCAGCATCGAGAAGTTGAGATACGAATGTCTCATGGAAGAGTATCATAACTGTCTGAATGTCTCATTGAAGAGTATTTTAACTGTCAGAGAAGGCCTACAACACTAAGGAACGAAACATAAGTCTGCGCGCACTGCGCAGCACAAGAACTTATGAGAGGGGAGCAAATTTTGACGGTGATTTCATACTGCTACTTGCCTAATCTAGTTCAATTTATATGTAGAAGGTGATGAGGTTCAGCATGATATATAAAACTATTTCTTAGTTTAATTTCACCGAACTGATGACATAGCTCAAAGAATTGACTTTTTTACACAAAGGAGGTGTGTAATTGACCCTTGACGATAATCATCTTGAAGAAATTAAACTACAATCGTGAAAGGATTTCAGGTTTTAGCTGGAGTAGAGATATTTAGACATTTTCCTAGTCCGATAAGGAAGCCGTATTACACCGGGAAACAAAATAGCATACACACACGATATAAACATCACTCAACCTGTAATGATGATCGATAAAAGTCATAGAAGTATGTTGAAAAGATTGAAATCATCGTCGTCGAAGCTTTTCTTGATGAGCATTCTTCGACCAACTGAACACGAAAAAAAAGGTTCTTCGCTGTAAAGCTATAACGATGAGAGATGTCAATTTTCAGTGAGGACAAATTTCCTCGCAAATAACGTATTGTAGTGTCCATTTCTTCGCTTAATATAGTGTTGGATGAGGATAATAGAGAAGTAGCGCTAGTACTTAGAAAATGGGAACAAGTTAGGGGGATGATGATGGTGAAGAAGATGAGGATTTGGTAAGCTGCAATCTCTCGACGACTTCTCTCTTGAAGACTTCGACAACTCTGAAGAGTTTCGACTGCTGGTTTCGCTTGCCGGTAGAGAATCCAGCCGCTGCAAAATACTATTTAGGGATATTTAGGGAAAGTCTGCTCTTTGAATGTTTGACCTTGCACCTATTTCAAAAGTAGCTTGTAAATAAATTTGATGATATATAGTTTATATAGACATAACTCTTCTTTATCATATTATATATAGTGTTGTGGTGTGTTGTGTGAAAATGTTTATAAATAACTTGTGACATATACTTTATGTGGACATAACTCTTTATTATTATCTTATATATAGTATTTTTTTTTTTTTTCCCATTGTGATATATA of the Fragaria vesca subsp. vesca linkage group LG6, FraVesHawaii_1.0, whole genome shotgun sequence genome contains:
- the LOC101307141 gene encoding uncharacterized protein LOC101307141, with translation MYNGIGLQTPRGSGTNGYIQTNKFFIKSKTGKADGNSRGFEGDQGMAGVSKKANRDILEHDRKRQIELKLVVLEDKLTDQGFTDDEIAEKVAEVRRTLEAAAASEEMGGPTAIVLGGDKKVSDTQTHQIAARKEKQMENLRDALKLKPEVTETNAEEIEEGMIISPRNDGSRYYERKEHSFLDRDNGWKKSVEEKQKVEKDKKKSLKESRRTKKKGSRKRRHKDDSSDTDSSGSPLKPDKKKKRCSRSSSSEEDDSEVDTSKKVEKYNKKRYDSEEDDSDVDVDKKRKVVKKHSRSRDDRADDSDTSEDAGDRSRKEIKKSKQPRRRHDSDEDDSGDDVDKKKKVVKKHSKRRDDRADDSDTSEDAGARSRKDIKKSKQPRRRHESDEDDSGDDVDKKKKAVKKHSKSRNDDTDDSSASEDAKDRSIREVKKPEQPRRRHDADVDGSEDDGDKKRKVVKKHSKSRNDDTDDSAASEDAEDRSAKEVKKSQQPRRRHDSDDDSGYPEELPKSRIEKGKQHVKPNKRHDSGHEADLDSRMERKSSQIELQRNHQGIRRVDKDDSDYERSRKSRGAIAEKSRRSGRNDTNDDDTNIGRKPGRVEDVDSESDYERSRKSRGAITEKSRRSDRNDANDDTNIERKPERVEEGDGGRGRHYNGELQRGRKHERDEVDHDYRRPREGLEQGLESRKRGNREEKGANEDIERDRHMDYKRAKYDESRSSERRRHETVRHNEDGQKSRRHGEDEGERRYRRHENLEEQRENKETERDRQDSRSSERRRYGNDKHNDSRSRHRD